One Phocoena phocoena chromosome 5, mPhoPho1.1, whole genome shotgun sequence genomic region harbors:
- the GAR1 gene encoding H/ACA ribonucleoprotein complex subunit 1, giving the protein MSFRGGGRGGFSRGGGFGRGGSSNHHFRGGGGGNFRGGGGGRGGFGRGGGRGGFNRGQDHGPPEQVVLLGEFLHPCEDDIVCKCTTDENKVPYFNAPVYLENKEQIGKVDEIFGQLRDFYFSVKLSENMKASSFKKLQKFYIDPYKLLPLQRFLPRPPGEKGPPRGGGRGGRGGGRGGGRGGGGRGARGGGFRGGRGSGGGGFRGGRGGGGFRGRGH; this is encoded by the exons ATGTCTTTTCGTGGGGGAGGTCGCGGAGGATTTAGTCGAGGTGGCGGCTTCGGTCGCGGCGGCAGCAGCAACCACCACTTCCGAGGTGGAGGCGGCGGCAATTtcagaggcggcggcggcggcagaggAGGATTTGGACGAGGGGGCGGCCGCGGAGGTTTTAACAGAGGCCAGGACCACGGACCTCCAGAGCAAGTAGTTT TATTAGGAGAGTTCCTGCACCCCTGTGAGGATGACATAGTTTGTAAATGTACCACAGATGAAAATAAGGTGCCTTATTTCAATGCTCCagtttatttagaaaacaaagaacaaattggAAAGGTGGATGAAATATTTGGACAACTTAGAGATTTT tatttTTCAGTTAAATTGTCAGAGAACATGAAGGcatcttcctttaaaaaactgcAGAAG TTTTATATAGACCCATATAAGCTGCTGCCGTTGCAGAGGTTTCTACCTCGACCTCCGGGTGAGAAGGGGCCTCCCAGAGGCGGTGGCAGGGGAGGtcgaggaggaggaagaggcggAGGAAGAGGCGGAGGTGGCAGAGGTGCGAGGGGTG gtGGTTTTAGAGGTGGAAGAGGAAGTGGAGGTGGAGgtttcagaggaggaagagggggtggTGGTTTTAGAG GAAGGGGACATTAA